The following DNA comes from Oreochromis niloticus isolate F11D_XX linkage group LG23, O_niloticus_UMD_NMBU, whole genome shotgun sequence.
TGTCCACCAAATTCCTGAGTGTTGACCATATTAAAAAAAGTCTTTTAGCACAGAACACATCCTGACTAAAAGATGGGCCTGGTATCAAAATGTAGGTAAAAAAGGGAACCTTTGAAATAATGTAACATGTTTTCACCAGCCACCTATCCCATATGCAGATATGTCATATAAAAGTCTCCAGTGAATCATCAGGAAACAGGCAAAAGTTCCAGAGTGCCAGTGACTGTTTCTGTTACTCTGTTTCACAGACATTAAATTGATACAGCTGCTATCGAAACTCTGTTATATCCCATGATAATGATGCTCAGAGCtgattatagaaaaaaaaatgcctcaAACAAAGATTTTAGCTTTTGATTCACTTCGCAGTACTTTGTGACAAAGCATAAAAGTGTTTTTCAGCCATGAAAAATTTATGTAGATATCTCCCGTTGATATGAACTTATGAGGGTTTAAAAATGCTTGAGAAAACTACATTTCAACCCGCCCGTATGTACTTCGAGGCACTCCAATTCTGAAAAAAATTCAGGAAATGAagacaaaactttatttaatatACTGAAATTACTGAACAAAATAACATAAGTTGATTTTATATGGAATGAGCCACAGTGCACATTAGATTATATATAAAAAGTGATGagacagtaaacaaattaagaaATAAAAGGTAAACTGGGAAAGTAAAAACACTCTGGAAGCTGAACTGAGCGGAACTATAAGAAATAAGAcacatttaaaactaaataaaaacgcCTGAAAAATAACACGGACAGAACATTGGATTTAgggctcttattttgaaaggaaCCTGCCCTACCACGAACATGCAGACGTTCATTTATTAACTTCTTTAAGTCATAAAATATCTTCTACGTCCATCTGTACGGAGCTCTGGGAGACTAAAGCAGGAAACCTGTAACACCTGTTGTTGTCAAACTGCAGACAGGGTGATTTAAACTTAATGCTCTTACATGCGAGAGAATTAATACACCAGCAGCACAATGGAAACCATCCTCGGCTCAACCACCAAATAAGCCGAGTAACACCGACCTGCTCGCTCACATAGGTAACACAAACTTCGTCCCACACCagcaaaatcaaacaaactcaCCTACTCCATAGGTGCGCAGCTATTTTGGGAAGAAAATATTACAAAGTCGCTCTGAAACGGCGGACCTTACCTGAGAATCCAAGTTTTGGATGAACCGGTGAACAGGAAAGCTTCGTCGGGTTGGCACGGAGTAATATCCCAGGTTTACGTTACACATACTTCATCTTTTTtaactggttttattttaaaaggaacaacttttttaaaaataaatcgtACGCTAACTCTTAAACGAAGTGGCGACCTTACGCTGTTTCAAACGCAGCAGCTCCAGCCGTATCCTCCTACTTCATGTTACAAACCGAGAACGACACACTGACACACTCGGGAGAGGTTAAATCAGCTAAGCTAAACTAGCTCCATCCATGGACAGCAGGGATAACAAGTGTGGCAGAACAAAGCTGCAGCGCAAGTGCGACACCTACCGTTAGCCAAAAGGAAAGGCGGGAAGAACAAGCACGTGCAATCTAAAAGGGCTAATTTTAGtgataatattaaataaaaactgataaacACGTTACGTAGTAACTATACCTATATTTCTACTTTCCCACTTTATTTAGCCAAATAAATAAACTCTTATTTGGGTTTTAATCATGGACAGAGACAGAATTAAAATCTGTAGGAGAATTCTTTTATTAGCTAATGTGGAATTTGAATGCAGCAACACATCTCAAAGAAGTTGGGACAGGTGCAAAACAACTCTGGAAAGGTAAGAAGtactaaaataaaacaactggAGTAACATTTCATAACCAATCAGACTGTCAGCAGGTCAGTACCATGATTGCATATAAAAACAGCAGGCACAGgttctcagaagtaaagatgggcAGAGTTTCACCAGTCTGCAAAAAATTGCATCTACAAATTACAGATTAATTTCAAAATACTGTACCTCAGTATAAACTGTGAAGACTTTGTACTGTAGATCTCATGATCTACAGTACATAATATGATgaaaagattcagagaatctggagaaatctctgtgtgcaagCGACAAGGCTAAAGACCACTTCCAGAAATAACTGTATTATAACAGAGTTCACTGTACCATCCAAAACCACAGGTGAAAGCTCCATATGTGAACATCATCCAGCAACACTGTCATTTTCTATGGGTCTAATTTAGTTTAAAATAGCCCAAGGTAAAGTGGAAACTGCTGTGTGGTTCgatgaatcaaaatttgaaattcATTACACAGAACATCATTGCTGCATCTCTGACGGCGGTTCAATCCATGACAGCTACTCAAAGATTTTGATAGCCAGACTTCATTTGCGCTCTGCTGATATCTGCTGATGTCTGATCTGGTCAGCATCTCATTATCTACAAACTCATTAATAGCACTGATTAATGGATTTCAGGCCTGAGAAGCAGAGCTGAAGAGGGCTGCAGACTGAGAAGCAGTGTGCAAGGTTACAACTGGATGCAGTTGAGGATGGTGTGATAAACTGTTGTTGTTCTACTTGTAcaataattaatttatttgtgtgtttttttcttattttgttgtaGCATGCTGTGAGATCAGTTTTAAAATGTAGGCAATGTTCAATCTGTCTCACAATGATTGCTCTGTTTTTTATACTGTCTTTATTTTAGCATAACTAATACGTTATTCCAAATAAATTTTTAACTTTTCTATTAAGTTCTTCTAATACAATTAATATTCAGATGTGTTAGCTATGTTAGCTATGTTAGCTTTGTTTATTAGTTAATCCTAGTGTATATTTTTCCTTTATAATCTGTGATGAAATAATCTTAATTATttgtaaaactaataaaacctttaaaacttgTGTCTCTTAAAAGTGCTTTTATTAGTTAGGTCGATCTTTGGCCATATACTTAAAACATTTAGAAGTAATAGTGATATCTATTTCAGTCACTGCATTCAAGCCATTGCCCGCTCCTATGTATTCTTAATGGAAGTTTACAACAATGTATCAGTTTGCTGGAAGacgcaataaaaaaaacactaatcAATGTATATTTATCAGtacaatattatttttttctgtttcatatcCTCAAAAATTCTTTACTGTACCTTTAAACACATTCAAATTATTGTTTAAATATGTACACAggccaaaaaaaccaaaacaaatattAGCCACGTAATTGGGCTATTTTCTCATACGCATAATTTTACTGTCATGCTTCTTATTCCAAAAATGCTCAAAAATGCAGAGTTGCTAGTGTAGCTATCCTTGTGAATATCCTGCATTCTTCTTACATTTTGGTTCAGAGCcattaagtaaataaaaataaatcacagcacACATGAATGAACTCTGAATATTATGAGCTGCTGTATGGTTATTATGTGCACTAAAATTTTCATTATCAGTTTTTACAATACAGCAACAGCTGCTGTAACTATAACGCTAGTTTTGCTACCTCACCACCTAGCCGTTTGTTAATGAATAAAAGACTTAAAGAGAATGTAAAACTCCGATCGTCTCATTTTTCTGTGCACCACCGCTACAGCTATCATGTAGCAAAgctgttgttttttctctctctgtgggtGACTTTATACAATCACGAGGAATAAAAGTCCGATAGAAACTCTTATAATTTTCTGAAACGCCGGTAAAGGAAACGAAGGGGGAATCCATTCAGAGCGTTCCTTTCCATGACTACCACAACTACGGATGGTCGGTTAGCTCAAACCAGATGGGACAACGATTCGCGGAAGTGGGTCAGAGGTGAAACTTGAGTAGCCATCACATAAGTTTTAAACTGTCGGAAAACTAAACTATAGAGTTTAAAAGGCATAGTTAGAGCATGTTAAATAACTTATTTTAATCTATTTAGACTAAATACGTAAAGTATGTTTAAGAACTGGTCAAGCTGGCTTGGAGCAGAGAAAGAAAGCGGCCAAGTTGCAGAAGAGCCTGCTGATGCTAACGAAGAAAAACGCTGTAGTGAAATAAACAAACCGAGCGACCAGCAGGGCAGAGATGCTGGGACAGACGCTCAGCTTCTCCAGAAAGCAAAAGGTTTCAGTGGTGAGTCCGCTGCAGTCCACATattgttgttgtgtttctcattgttttggttttgtggtCAGTTTTTATAGGTTTTAGCTTATTGTTTGTATAAGTGAGAGGCACGATTTGAGCTTTAGGGAGAAAGCATTACAATACAAACAAATCAATTTGTGATGGTAGCTGCCTTATAGTCATCCACTATCAGATTTGACTTTCATTATAGttaactgaaatgttttcttcAAGTTATTACTTATGTTTTAAAATTGCACCTCTTGTAGTTTGTTTAGGTGATGCTCATTTTGGATTCTTTTGTAATTGCAACTTTCACTTATGGTTATTTTGATAATCTATTATTCTGCTGATTATTTTCTCCATTTGTTGATTAATTGCAACTATGCAATACAGTAATGTGCGTTATTCTGGCTTCTTTACAGGTTACATTTATAATTTTGCCAGCAGCGCctcaaaaaaattatctgagtcCGTAGTAGAAACAGCTCAAACCTTAAAGAAGAGCGTGGAGGAGGGGAAGATCAGTGGAATTATTGATAAGGTGAAAAGTTTAATCTATTGTCTGAGGCTGATATCAGGTTTTTACTATTTAGGGTAAGTTTGGAATATTTGAAGGTTTGTTCTTCTTCCCTTAGACCATTTTGGGTGATTTCCAGAAGGAACAAGAAAGGTTTGTTCAGGAGAAAAGAGCTAAAGAGTATGGTGAGTACTTCTGTTGTGTACTTATGACCATGAAATGTAACAAAAGCTCTTTTAATTGTAGATATTTGATTAAAAATCAACAGTGCTGGTGCACAGAAAATGCGTTTTTGTCCACAAACATGTGGACCAAACTGTAAATTGGTTTTTCatcattaattaaaatttaGATTTAATTGTAgttgaaaaatattttcagaacaCGTCAGAACATCTCTGCTGCTTTTCGCCGCTCGTAGGTGCTGCTGTGCCTCCATGGGTGGGTTATAATGAAGAGGACGCCATACAGGAACAGATATTAGCTCTCTCAGCTGTGAGTATATTTAGAAAGCACTACATTTATTATAGAAAGTTACTTAAATTATGCCTCACTGTAACTTTACTTCATTGTTTCAGGATAAAAGAAATTTTTTGCGCGACCCCCCTGCTGGGGTGCAGttttactttgactttgaccAAATGTATCCAGTCGCCATGGTTATGCTGGAGGAAGACGAGCTCCTGAGGAAGATGCGCTTCCATCTGGTCCCCAAACAGTGAGTGTGTCATAAATTAACTGCGTTAACTGCTGTGTTTTCAATGTGAGCCTCCCTGCATCCCTCAGGGGTGACTGTGTTTTCCTCCATGCTGTTCTCCTCAGGGTGAAAGAGGAAGTCTTTTGGAAGAATTACTTCTACCGCGTGTCTTTGATAAAACAGTCGGCTCAGCTCACAGCTCTCGCAGCCCAACAGGCGGCTGAGTGGATTGATGTGAAGAAAACCTCCTCCCGTTGCAAAGATCCTCATCAAAAGGGTACAGTCTGCTCTCTCCTGTAAAACCTCTGCATTAAATACTGAGGTTGATTTTTAAAGCTATGATATGAAAATTGATAAAATGTAAGAATGTACAAATATGACTGTAAGTATTTGTGTAATTCTTTATCTTAGTATTCAAGGAagatttgttttgattttgactgATAGCATTTCTAGTTAAAACAGAGAGTTCAGGTTTATTGTGTGATGAAGCAAAAAGTGAGTTAACTTCAGGACCTTTCTGAGCACAGAGTGAAACACGTTTTTATTTAATGGGCCACATGCAGTCCAGTTTGATCTTAAGTGGATTGAATGAGCAAAAACGCTGCGCAGCAACATAAAAAGTCAGTAAAAAAATTTCTTTTTGAAAAAGTACAAGTACAGATGTATTCAATgaacaatccattaaaaatgGCAAACAGCCGGAGATGTCAGAAGGAAAAAGCAGTGCAATCCCATCAGTATATCTCATTACATGCTGTTGCATTTTTCAACTGCACATCTATAAAGCCACAAAATATTCACATGTGAATTATTTtgtaacttaacaaaaacatcctTGTGCTACTAGATCTTAACATCTAGATCTTAACATGCTTCTTGTGTAGTAATGCTCTTACAACACCAAGAGTCGCAGTGTTTTGAATAATtgtacttttttatttattttcaatgtaCACAGTTTGTAAAGCTGTCATGAGCAGGATTAGACCCTCTAATGTTCCACTTCTGTCCCATCAATGATATGTTTGACACTTGTGGCTTAAGACTGCATACATAAGATGGGGAAATGGTTTAAGAAGTCCTGTTTTTAAAGGCTGAGTGTTTTCGTCATTGCTTTTTAAAAGGTAGATGTCACAATGGAGAGGACGTCATAGACAACACTCTCATACATGGTCAACTTGTAAATCAGAGATAGGTCAGTTGTGTTCATGAAGAAATCAAATGTTTTAGAGTGAGACCACAAACTAATCGGATTTTTCAATAAAGAAGCAGAGGGTCTTTTCGGCCCTAGACTTTTATACATCCTGACTTGCAACCACAGGCGTCGCCCTCTGCTGGTCATTGGAGAGCATTCAGGTTTAAGACATTTTGGGGTTGGTTTGAATTTTCAGACCCGGCAGCTCAtcgtttatatacagtctgtgcttAAGGGCAATGTTAAAAGCACCATTAGGTTTGAAAAGGCATGCTCTTTGGCTCCAGGTAATGATGTGATTCCAGAAGCAGCATTTTGATCAGTAAGATCTAGCTCCACCCTCCTGCAGACTGATGCACGCTTTTGTATGAACGTATAGTGTGAAAAACCAATTTAACTTTTCTTGTTGTCCTGATAGCAGtgggattttaaaaaacattttattagtATTAGAACATTTTGAATATCACATTTTTCCCTTAATTAACTTTTCACAATGAtgacatttcatttatttatctatttatttttgcagATGCAGTTAAATCAAAAGCCAGCAGTCTCCAACCAAAATCAAGTGAGGTAAGACTACCTGTTTTTAACCTCTGAGATCTAAATAATCCTAAACAAAGGCTGGCAGAATATGTGGTTTCGTGTTTTCGAAAGCTTTTCTTACATATCTCAGTTATCAGaggataaaaaaaatttttttttaaatgttttacttttcttcatGTTTGTGATTTTAGTGACACTGAGTGAGTTTTACTAATCAGTGGTTAATGAAACCTTatagggataaaaaaaaaaaaaacaacctcagCAACATGCTATGATACCTACTTTTTATAAATGACAACTTAATAGTCTTATAAAAGATACAGTAAAGGATTATTTTACTGTTAATATTTGCTGGTCATTAATATTGAACTTTGTATTATATTTGATAAGAGATTCTTCAGGTTAATTCTGATTGGCACATGTGTTTTATAAggggtatttattttttaatgattatcggctgtttttgtggttttgtgaTAAATATTTAACTACTGCTGCTCACTCTCATAACTTTATTTGAAccgaaaacacaaacttttcatctttttgttggttttggtGCCTGAATTTAACCAGTCAGCTGGtgggaaaaaaactgaacagaGAGCGAATCAGGAAACAAAGAACGGCCTCCAGgttcagtcatgtgatttacaCCACCGCCATCTGATCTAGATaatatttatacacacacactactcTGCGACCATTAATCATTTATAAGGTTTTGCAAACACTGTCATTTCATTGTTTGTTGATGGTAAAAAGTTAACTAATTAAAGGTaatagttttattatttattattgctgCAGAAAGGTCATTATAAAGCAGATTTTACAGCTGAATCTGAGCTTCTGTTTGTGTTGTGAAAGGATGAAGAAGAGCTCTCCACCAGTCTGCACGTGTCTGAATTTGTAAGTGATACTTTTGACTCCTGTGAGATCAACAAGGAAGACCTGTGCAGAGAGATGCGAGAGCTGGTTCTGGACAAGAGGGAAAACCTAAATGCAGAGAAGGGTGAGTGCTGTGGTTAAACTGGGACattgtactgtgtgtgtgtgtgagctcagtgtgttttcttttttgttttcagaggAGATGCCAGACTGGGAGAGAGAGCTGCAGGAAGAACTTCAGGAGTACGACGTGTTGGCTGACAGCGAAACCCATGATGATAACTGGGACAAGGAGATCGAAGAGA
Coding sequences within:
- the LOC100700886 gene encoding synapse-associated protein 1 — protein: MFKNWSSWLGAEKESGQVAEEPADANEEKRCSEINKPSDQQGRDAGTDAQLLQKAKGFSGYIYNFASSASKKLSESVVETAQTLKKSVEEGKISGIIDKTILGDFQKEQERFVQEKRAKEYGAAVPPWVGYNEEDAIQEQILALSADKRNFLRDPPAGVQFYFDFDQMYPVAMVMLEEDELLRKMRFHLVPKQVKEEVFWKNYFYRVSLIKQSAQLTALAAQQAAEWIDVKKTSSRCKDPHQKDAVKSKASSLQPKSSEDEEELSTSLHVSEFVSDTFDSCEINKEDLCREMRELVLDKRENLNAEKEEMPDWERELQEELQEYDVLADSETHDDNWDKEIEEMLKEES